TATAAAGCTCCAGACAGCTCTCAAGACAATCTGAAAATTGCAGAGTTGCCTGTGAAGTAATGATTACAGGTGCCACCAAAACAAGTTCATAAAATCTGTTGCTCATAAATGGAGGCTTGGTAGGAAATGCATCTTACTGTTTGGTTCTATGGTATGAAGCAAAATAACGGGCTAAGTTGTTTTCATTCTTGTGTTAGCATCCACTGTGCCTAGAGCAGATGGTCTGTGCAGCAAACCCAAAACTTAGCAGCAAGGGACCTGCACTGAAAGATCACCATTAGTATCcgcattttcagtgctgataAGCAACAAGATAAAATCCTACGTCTCTATAGGGCTGAGAATTGACATTAATTTCAAAACTGGAGGGGAAACGAGAAAACCAGGTGTTTAGAGAAACTTGGACACTGTAGTTTCTGGAAAGTCCCTTCCAAATATTCATGCAAGAAAGTTTCAGAAATTTAAGAATATATTTCAGATGTTTTAATCTGTCTTCTTGTGATGAACCAATAGAAAGCAGATCCCTGAAATAGAATAAATCCCAAATGAATTCAAAGAGAGGactgcctgctgctcctgggttAGCATAGTCAGTCACCaaagccagcagggctgggaaaatACAGtacaaaaagtttaaaaatcccccaaatgaAAAAGTTCAAACAAACAGCTcattaaatttattaattttatgcaTTCACTCACTTCCTCGTTTTTTGTTTTATCCACTGATGGTTTGGGTGTTTTGATCTTCTCCTCCGCACTTCCAACAGAAGCAGCTTGGATTCCTGGCTCAGATGCCGTAGCCAGGCTGCCTGGCTCTGGGGTGAGGCTCTGTCCTGCCACGCAGCCAAGAGCTGGAAGACTTCCCTGCATGATGAACTGGACCGTGGGCTGGCTCACCGGGGCATACGGGGGCAGGCTGGAGGGCAGAGCTGGCGCCAGAGGGATGTTCTGACAGTACACCTGAGAAACAGACACCACTTTGTAAACACTTGTGCTGACAAGACACAACATCAGAGCAGTATTTTCAGAGCACCTTTTATCCACCAGGAGCTATCACCAGCCCCAGTGCCCTTTCACTTGGTGGACAGCACAGACTGATGGCTCAGACTGTTGGCTACCAAGCCAGCATTTACAGCCTGATCACAGTCAGTAAGAAGCTCACAACTTCTCAGGCAGCACCATCTTTCTGCAAGCTACTGCTGAAAGCAGAAGGTGCATGTACAGAGCATAACTGAAAGATAATACATTTCTTCAATTGTAAGGAGCACCTGGGAGATTAAATGATTGAAGGATTGCTGAAGTGTATGGGCTACATGAAATGTACCACAGGCAGAAGAAGGCAAACTGCCATGAGAGGAGGGTGTTGCACAACGAGGGCACAGATGAGATGGGATGCCTTCCATGACACTTGGGTGCTGGAATAGGAACCAACCTGAGAGGAATCTAGATCAGGAAACATAGGCTCAGGAATCATATAATTGGTTGGAGGAGGCTCATTTAACTGCACCTGATTTAATGTTTGGTTCAAATCCTCTGCTTTCCAGGTCCCTTCTTTTGCTCGCTGAAGTTTGTAAAATGGCATCCCTAGGTATCcccaagagaaggaaaagaaaacatcttaAGAACAAAATAATCTATCAAAGATTCCAACccaatttgatttttaaaattaaaataaacaaaaaactaaCAACAAAGCTAGctataaaaggaatttttttaacagtcatttgtattttaaagtttctgATAATAGAGAGCTTCTCATTCCCTTGAGCAATTGCTTTCTACCAGGTTTATCTGGTGAGAGTAACCAACAAGAACAACACAGGCAACTCTGTCAACACAAATAGCACAGGTTTCCAAGCCAAACTGCTTCTGGCAACTTCGGGTTAGCAGCATTCAAAGGAGCGAGCTTGTGAGAGATTTGTCACACTCCTTGGTTTTGAGAAACATTTATAAATTCTGAATGCAAAGCAGCCATTCTAGTTAAGCGCAGAAAGGGTGGGACATGGGCTGCCAGTTCAGTGATGGGGTTGTTGCACGCGCTCCACAAGCAAACAAGCTGCTGcgggctgagctgtgctgacagCACGTCCTCTCCAATTCATTAACAAACTCGCCTCGTGATTTCAACCAGTGCAAAATGCCAGCTCTCAGGATTGCAAACCACAGCATCATCCCAGCTCAGATGACAGAGCTCTTACACTACAGCCAGGTTTGGCCAggcaccaaaacccaaaaccttaTACAGCCTGTTTCAactgctgtttgttttccaaaggaGACTTACTTGGAGCTTTTCCAGCAGACAACGTGCTGCTTTCCTCCTCTTGAAGATTCCAGGTAACTCTTTTCACTGGTGCTTTTGATTTCAAGGCAGGACCCTGAGGTACCATTCCCAGTTCAGGCTTAGTGAAATtacttgtattttcatttgagaCAAGGCACTCCTCCTTAACCTCCCTCACACAATCTGTGACTTTGCTTTTGGATGAGCTTTGAATCGGTGCAGCCTCAGCTGGAACGTGCATGATAATTTCCTTCTTTGGGGGTTGTTCCATCAGAGATGGACACAACgcagtattttctattttaaccGTAATCTCTAGGTTTGTATTGCTACAGCTACCGAGCACTGCTGCATCAGTACTATTCATTAGGTCTGTTTCAGCAGAAGAATCCATACCACCAATTGGGACACAAATGTCTGTGATCTCTGGCGCAGGGAATGCAGTTTCACTGCTCACTTCCTGACAAATGGGCTCTACCTTTATAGTTTCTTGGACCTCTCTCAGCTGAACTGGGGTCTCAGTCTGTATTTCCTCAAGTCTGACATTTGGTTGGATGGTTATGGAAAGCCCTTCTAGTACTACCTCCTCTTTTGGCTCTTGTTTTAGAGAATGGGGCTGCTCCAAACACCTGGTCACATTTTCAGCTGGAGGCTTTTGATCCTTTTCTGGGGCAGTAGGAAGCAAGGTCTCTTTTGATCtatgtttcctttctttggaACGTGATCGGGATCGTagtcttttttcctttgatttgcTGCTTTTGTGCTCCCAAGATCGAGACGCAGACCGAGACCGAGACCTCCACTTTCTCCTCTCTCGAGATCTAGATCTCGATCTCTTTCTGTCCCTTGACTTCAAACTACTTTCTTTATCATACCTCTCATAGCTTTTGTCCCTCCTGTGCTTCCGCCTTTTAGTCCTCTCAGTGCTGTTTGACCGGGAGCGGTCCCTCCGCCTTGATCTAGAGCGAGACCGCCGTTTCTTTTTCCTATTCTCATAAACATCAGAAGTACTTCCAGGACTACCTGAACGTGACCTAGATTTCCTTCTGTCCCTAGACCACGaagtttttgcctttttatcCTTGGTTTTATccttagttttcttttttttagatCGCTCATGACTGCTAGAACGGTCAGTAGAAGACCTCCGGCTCTTGGATTTTAACATGTGCATTTTGCTGTGCTCTTCTCCACCTGACCAAGAGGTAGATCTGGAGCTTCGGTCCCTTGAGTGTGCTCTATCTCTTGACCCTGAACGTGATCTCTTATGCTCTTCAACAggtgcttttttccttttcattttcttcttgcttcGGGAGCTGGAGTTTGAACAGGATCTGGAACGTGATCGCCTCTCTGCTTGTTCTACCTTTTGGACTTTCTGCTGCCCATCACTCTTTGAGGGACTATCTGGTTCTATTTTCACATTAATACTTGGTCTAATCAATTCCTCAGCGTTAAAGAACACATTAGGTCCTTCTCTGCTTTCCTCCTTTAAACACTTGGTATTAGAAATTTCCTTAACAGCAGATGAAGTGCAAGGACTGCTTGGGACATCTTCCTCATCCACATTGTCTCGTTCCTCTGTATCAGAGATCTGTTCTACAATCCTGTTTGCTACTGTCACGTCATCATGAGACTCTGTGTTACTAGACGGCACGTCAGAGTCAGTCCCGGACTCAAATACATTTTGTACCTTGTAAGGGGTGAAACGACGGACAGTTTGAAATGTCTGAACTTTTGGATTTTCAATGGAAATAGTCCTGGTGATATTAGTTAGTGGGATCCCTGAGCCAAGCCTTTCAGGACTGCTGTTTGCTGAACTCGAGTCCGATCCCGTTGGCTCAAAGGGGTCATAGATTTCACTTTTgacttgctttttctttactgAGAAAAGAGGTGAAGGATTCTCCTTCTGCTGCACTTCCTCATCCACAGGGCGGAAAGTATTACAAAATCCAGGGTTAGACAGCCTGCTGGGATGTCCTGTGTTCCCAGGaatattgattttaaaactCTCAAAAGAGCCTGACCCTTTGCCCCTCGAAGCGCCCAGCAGTGAAGAAGCGCTAGAGCTGCCAGGATGGGTGGAGAAAGACACCCTGCTTGGACGTGtctgctgctgtggctccttgGAATTGGACTTCTGACTCTCCACCCTGTTACCCTTACCTGGCTGATTAGTGCTCTCTTTGCCAGTCAGCTGGGTTATACAGGAGCTGGGGATATTACAGCTTTGGCTTCCTGCAGGTTCCGGCTCCACCTGCTTGCTgctggtttcttttttaatctttggtATCCTGGGAAGCTCAAAGATGTCAATTCTCTGGGAAGGTGGTTTTACTGGCTGCCTCACAGTTACAGCTTTTGAGCCAGAACTCAAGTTACAGCTCAGAGGCTTTGAAGACAAAACAGTGGGTACAAAGTTTTTAGATTTGCCATTAAATCTGGGTATTTCATCTAACTTT
This genomic stretch from Cinclus cinclus chromosome 6, bCinCin1.1, whole genome shotgun sequence harbors:
- the PHRF1 gene encoding PHD and RING finger domain-containing protein 1 isoform X2 — encoded protein: MDDDSQDELINRNATLGKGKRQCLTLLSETESNGGNSWDSEDDTDSEEEDNDTEEEGGEEDKEQSEDEELEDCEDDDEEEEEEEESEATMEGVTDSMKSEPHLNGLSISSDEDGENCPICLNTFRDQAVGTPENCSHYFCLDCIVEWSKNANSCPVDRILFNCINIRAHFGGKILKKIPVENTKTQGTDGEDDPTFCEVCGRSDREDRLLLCDGCDAGYHMECLNPPLSEVPVDEWFCPACAPMGASGAADADHVSEEEVAALMADVVPTTSRLRPHVRTRAIARTRQSERVRATVNRNRITTAQQIRHVPGYLMSSLLDETIEAVVAGLNTAIYQRPLAPRASTRQKRKTGRRKKVGGKKRTQTKSAAGKKSSGAQLKRRKRLTKKRRGKKTRVRSHGKTEVTTRSRIARTLGLSKPVRGASLPSMYKPTEPSLGLMRADIGAASLSVFGDPYELDPYESNEEVPANPDSPVSAKRRVLSQSALRSHRPVARPVSVGLPRSSVPALSPDQEAEAAPVPDLLGSILSGQSLLMMSSSDVVINRDGSLTAKKEAPFHRKSASDSRVEDGSGHNPHPRTALSGTTASSSMAGPSISSGLSTRSRPLFSSPPPSLNRSESAASPAQTAPEKATVKSEYSMTPRSVQTQNTATLSRHGSKLDEIPRFNGKSKNFVPTVLSSKPLSCNLSSGSKAVTVRQPVKPPSQRIDIFELPRIPKIKKETSSKQVEPEPAGSQSCNIPSSCITQLTGKESTNQPGKGNRVESQKSNSKEPQQQTRPSRVSFSTHPGSSSASSLLGASRGKGSGSFESFKINIPGNTGHPSRLSNPGFCNTFRPVDEEVQQKENPSPLFSVKKKQVKSEIYDPFEPTGSDSSSANSSPERLGSGIPLTNITRTISIENPKVQTFQTVRRFTPYKVQNVFESGTDSDVPSSNTESHDDVTVANRIVEQISDTEERDNVDEEDVPSSPCTSSAVKEISNTKCLKEESREGPNVFFNAEELIRPSINVKIEPDSPSKSDGQQKVQKVEQAERRSRSRSCSNSSSRSKKKMKRKKAPVEEHKRSRSGSRDRAHSRDRSSRSTSWSGGEEHSKMHMLKSKSRRSSTDRSSSHERSKKKKTKDKTKDKKAKTSWSRDRRKSRSRSGSPGSTSDVYENRKKKRRSRSRSRRRDRSRSNSTERTKRRKHRRDKSYERYDKESSLKSRDRKRSRSRSRERRKWRSRSRSASRSWEHKSSKSKEKRLRSRSRSKERKHRSKETLLPTAPEKDQKPPAENVTRCLEQPHSLKQEPKEEVVLEGLSITIQPNVRLEEIQTETPVQLREVQETIKVEPICQEVSSETAFPAPEITDICVPIGGMDSSAETDLMNSTDAAVLGSCSNTNLEITVKIENTALCPSLMEQPPKKEIIMHVPAEAAPIQSSSKSKVTDCVREVKEECLVSNENTSNFTKPELGMVPQGPALKSKAPVKRVTWNLQEEESSTLSAGKAPRMPFYKLQRAKEGTWKAEDLNQTLNQVYCQNIPLAPALPSSLPPYAPVSQPTVQFIMQGSLPALGCVAGQSLTPEPGSLATASEPGIQAASVGSAEEKIKTPKPSVDKTKNEEYMKKLHMQERAVEEVKLAIKPFYQKREITKEEYKSILRKAVQKICHSKSGEINPMKVANLVKAYVEKYKHMRKHKKTDGEDTHEVEN
- the PHRF1 gene encoding PHD and RING finger domain-containing protein 1 isoform X1; this encodes MDDDSQDELINRNATLGKGKRQCLTLLSETESNGGNSWDSEDDTDSEEEDNDTEEEGGEEDKEQSEDEELEDCEDDDEEEEEEEESEATMEGVTDSMKSEPHLNGLSISSDEDGENCPICLNTFRDQAVGTPENCSHYFCLDCIVEWSKNANSCPVDRILFNCINIRAHFGGKILKKIPVENTKTQGTDGEDDPTFCEVCGRSDREDRLLLCDGCDAGYHMECLNPPLSEVPVDEWFCPACAPMGASGAADADHVSEEEVAALMADVVPTTSRLRPHVRTRAIARTRQSERVRATVNRNRITTAQQIRHVPGYLMSSLLDETIEAVVAGLNTAIYQRPLAPRASTRQKRKTGRRKKVGGKKRTQTKSAAGKKSSGAQLKRRKRLTKKRRGKKTRVRSHGKTEVTTRSRIARTLGLSKPVRGASLPSMYKPTEPSLGLMRADIGAASLSVFGDPYELDPYESNEEVPANPDSPVSAKRRVLSQSALRSHRPVARPVSVGLPRSSVPALSPDQEAEAAPVPDLLGSILSGQSLLMMSSSDVVINRDGSLTAKKEAPFHRKSASDSRVEDGSGHNPHPRTALSGTTASSSMAGPSISSGLSTRSRPLFSSPPPSLNRSESAASPAQTAPEKATVKSEYSMTPRSVQTQNTATLSRHGSKLDEIPRFNGKSKNFVPTVLSSKPLSCNLSSGSKAVTVRQPVKPPSQRIDIFELPRIPKIKKETSSKQVEPEPAGSQSCNIPSSCITQLTGKESTNQPGKGNRVESQKSNSKEPQQQTRPSRVSFSTHPGSSSASSLLGASRGKGSGSFESFKINIPGNTGHPSRLSNPGFCNTFRPVDEEVQQKENPSPLFSVKKKQVKSEIYDPFEPTGSDSSSANSSPERLGSGIPLTNITRTISIENPKVQTFQTVRRFTPYKVQNVFESGTDSDVPSSNTESHDDVTVANRIVEQISDTEERDNVDEEDVPSSPCTSSAVKEISNTKCLKEESREGPNVFFNAEELIRPSINVKIEPDSPSKSDGQQKVQKVEQAERRSRSRSCSNSSSRSKKKMKRKKAPVEEHKRSRSGSRDRAHSRDRSSRSTSWSGGEEHSKMHMLKSKSRRSSTDRSSSHERSKKKKTKDKTKDKKAKTSWSRDRRKSRSRSGSPGSTSDVYENRKKKRRSRSRSRRRDRSRSNSTERTKRRKHRRDKSYERYDKESSLKSRDRKRSRSRSRERRKWRSRSRSASRSWEHKSSKSKEKRLRSRSRSKERKHRSKETLLPTAPEKDQKPPAENVTRCLEQPHSLKQEPKEEVVLEGLSITIQPNVRLEEIQTETPVQLREVQETIKVEPICQEVSSETAFPAPEITDICVPIGGMDSSAETDLMNSTDAAVLGSCSNTNLEITVKIENTALCPSLMEQPPKKEIIMHVPAEAAPIQSSSKSKVTDCVREVKEECLVSNENTSNFTKPELGMVPQGPALKSKAPVKRVTWNLQEEESSTLSAGKAPRMPFYKLQRAKEGTWKAEDLNQTLNQVQLNEPPPTNYMIPEPMFPDLDSSQVYCQNIPLAPALPSSLPPYAPVSQPTVQFIMQGSLPALGCVAGQSLTPEPGSLATASEPGIQAASVGSAEEKIKTPKPSVDKTKNEEYMKKLHMQERAVEEVKLAIKPFYQKREITKEEYKSILRKAVQKICHSKSGEINPMKVANLVKAYVEKYKHMRKHKKTDGEDTHEVEN